The following are from one region of the Streptomyces changanensis genome:
- a CDS encoding class F sortase: protein MSSPTETPARARGWGIAVAACVGLWLVQSGSGDVRPPVPSAAEAFAAGPGWHTPAAADPLPPAAPVRVRIPRMRVDAPVMGLGLTRDGSLDVPPPGDRNLAGWYRDGTRPGARGTAIMAGHVDNAEGPAVFYALGALRKGDRVEVARADGRTAVFTVDAVEVYDNDAFPDDKVYGPSDRAELRLITCGGGFSPKTGYQGNVVAYAHLIGAR, encoded by the coding sequence ATGAGCAGCCCCACCGAGACCCCGGCCCGCGCCAGGGGCTGGGGCATAGCCGTCGCGGCGTGCGTCGGACTGTGGCTGGTGCAGAGCGGCTCGGGGGACGTCCGCCCCCCGGTCCCGTCGGCCGCCGAGGCGTTCGCCGCCGGACCCGGCTGGCACACGCCCGCCGCGGCCGACCCGCTGCCGCCCGCGGCCCCCGTCCGCGTCCGCATCCCCCGCATGCGCGTCGACGCCCCCGTCATGGGTCTGGGCCTGACCCGCGACGGCAGCCTCGACGTGCCGCCCCCCGGCGACCGCAACCTCGCGGGCTGGTACCGGGACGGCACCCGGCCCGGCGCCCGGGGCACGGCCATCATGGCCGGGCACGTCGACAACGCCGAGGGCCCCGCCGTCTTCTACGCGCTGGGCGCGCTGCGCAAGGGCGACCGGGTGGAGGTGGCCCGCGCCGACGGGCGCACGGCGGTGTTCACCGTCGACGCGGTCGAGGTGTACGACAACGACGCCTTCCCCGACGACAAGGTCTACGGCCCCTCCGACCGCGCCGAGCTGCGCCTCATCACCTGCGGCGGCGGCTTCTCGCCGAAGACCGGCTACCAGGGCAACGTCGTCGCGTACGCCCACCTCATCGGCGCCCGCTGA
- a CDS encoding sulfite exporter TauE/SafE family protein, which translates to MPDLSLTVLALLCLAALLAGWIDAVVGGGGLLLLPALLLGAPHVPAAQCLGTNKAVAIVGTTGAAVTYVRRAPVRVGLAVRIGLAALAGSMGGAFFAAGLSSEVLRPVILVVLLGVAAFVLLRPSFGTGPAPEGPVRRARIVAAVVLVGGGIGFYDGLFGPGTGTFLVLALTAVLHLDLVTASATAKVVNVCTNAGALAMFAHQGNVLWRLAALMAVFNLVGGMLGARMALRKGAGFVRGVLLVVVFSLVAKLAFDQWA; encoded by the coding sequence ATGCCTGACCTCTCCCTGACCGTCCTCGCCCTCCTCTGCCTGGCCGCGCTGCTGGCGGGCTGGATCGACGCCGTGGTCGGCGGCGGCGGGCTGCTGCTCCTGCCCGCGCTGCTGCTGGGCGCGCCGCACGTGCCCGCCGCCCAGTGCCTGGGGACCAACAAGGCGGTGGCCATCGTCGGTACGACCGGCGCCGCGGTGACCTACGTCCGGCGCGCCCCGGTACGGGTCGGGCTCGCCGTGCGGATCGGGCTCGCCGCGCTCGCCGGGTCGATGGGCGGGGCGTTCTTCGCGGCGGGCCTCAGCAGCGAGGTACTGCGTCCGGTGATCCTCGTGGTGTTGCTGGGCGTCGCGGCGTTCGTGCTGCTGCGGCCGTCCTTCGGCACGGGCCCCGCGCCCGAGGGGCCGGTGCGGCGGGCCCGGATCGTCGCCGCGGTCGTCCTCGTGGGCGGCGGAATCGGCTTCTACGACGGGCTGTTCGGGCCCGGCACCGGCACGTTCCTGGTGCTGGCCCTCACGGCGGTGCTCCACCTCGACCTCGTCACGGCGTCGGCCACGGCGAAGGTCGTCAACGTCTGCACCAACGCCGGCGCGCTGGCGATGTTCGCCCACCAGGGCAACGTGCTGTGGCGGCTGGCGGCGCTGATGGCGGTCTTCAACCTCGTGGGCGGCATGCTCGGCGCGCGGATGGCGCTGCGCAAGGGCGCCGGGTTCGTCCGCGGGGTGCTGCTGGTGGTGGTGTTCTCCCTGGTCGCCAAGTTGGCGTTCGACCAGTGGGCGTGA
- a CDS encoding NAD(P)/FAD-dependent oxidoreductase, producing MSSRIVVVGGGTAGARLAERLPVTLLGEEPHAPYNRVLLADVLAGRYGPEVIALPRPAGEPARRGVRVTGIDRAARVVHCGDGSTVAYDRLVLATGSNPVLPPLRGLGHGRLPAGVHAFRTLDDCLALDGLVRPGVRAVVIGGGLLGVSAARALATRGAEVVLAQQGEHLMERQLDPEAAELLRRHLVSLGVEVHTECRVRGLKVASGAVAAVELADGFVLDADVVVLACGVRPRTGLAVEAGLDVRRGIVVDDRLRTSDPYVHAVGDCAEHDGRLYGLAGAALEQADVLADVLTGGTAAYRGTRALTRLSMDALELAAFGEAVPRPGDDTVRLTDATRSAYRKVVVRGDRLVGGVLVGDLGPVGTLARAWEGDEALPDAPLLHLLTHDGGS from the coding sequence ATGAGTTCACGGATCGTGGTGGTCGGCGGCGGTACGGCGGGGGCCCGCCTCGCCGAACGGCTGCCCGTCACCCTGCTCGGCGAGGAGCCGCACGCCCCGTACAACCGGGTGCTGCTCGCGGACGTCCTGGCCGGCCGGTACGGGCCCGAGGTGATCGCCCTGCCGCGGCCGGCGGGCGAGCCGGCGCGGCGTGGGGTGCGGGTGACCGGCATCGACCGGGCCGCCCGCGTCGTGCACTGCGGGGACGGCAGCACGGTCGCGTACGACCGGCTGGTCCTGGCGACCGGCTCCAACCCGGTGCTGCCACCGCTGCGCGGTCTGGGCCACGGCCGACTGCCGGCCGGTGTCCACGCCTTCCGGACGCTCGACGACTGTCTGGCGCTGGACGGGCTGGTGCGCCCGGGGGTCCGCGCGGTGGTGATCGGCGGCGGCCTGCTGGGCGTCTCGGCGGCCCGCGCGCTGGCCACCAGGGGCGCCGAGGTGGTGCTGGCCCAGCAGGGCGAGCACCTCATGGAGCGCCAGCTCGACCCGGAGGCCGCGGAACTGCTGCGCCGCCACCTGGTGTCGCTGGGGGTGGAGGTCCACACCGAGTGCCGCGTGCGCGGACTGAAGGTCGCGTCCGGGGCGGTGGCGGCCGTCGAACTCGCCGACGGGTTCGTGCTGGACGCGGACGTCGTGGTGCTGGCCTGCGGGGTCCGGCCCCGCACCGGCCTCGCCGTGGAGGCGGGCCTGGACGTGCGGCGCGGGATCGTCGTGGACGACCGGCTGCGCACCTCCGACCCGTACGTCCACGCCGTCGGCGACTGCGCCGAGCACGACGGCCGGCTCTACGGCCTGGCCGGCGCCGCCCTGGAACAGGCCGACGTCCTCGCGGACGTCCTCACCGGCGGCACCGCCGCGTACCGCGGCACCCGCGCGCTGACCCGGCTCAGCATGGACGCGCTCGAACTGGCGGCGTTCGGCGAGGCGGTCCCGCGGCCCGGCGACGACACCGTGCGGCTGACCGACGCCACCCGCAGCGCCTACCGGAAGGTCGTCGTCCGCGGTGACCGGCTGGTGGGCGGCGTGCTCGTCGGCGACCTCGGCCCGGTCGGCACGCTCGCCCGGGCGTGGGAGGGCGACGAAGCCCTCCCGGACGCGCCCCTGCTCCACCTGCTCACCCATGACGGAGGCTCCTGA